The genomic stretch ACCACcaaaattttctttaatgaagTAACACCATGGTTTTGGCAGCTGGGGGATTGTTTGCCCACAGTGAATTGGCATGTAGTGGTCCTTAGTTCTGGAGTCTCAGAGCAGCTTATGCCTGAAGTCTGTCCACACTTGCAGCTGGGGGCTTTGGGGGCCCCATCGACCACTTCCACGGAGCCATGGATGAAGTTATTGCTCAACTTGAATGACCCATTAGCTTCTGAAACTTTTCTCCAGACTGTAATGTCATTGCAGTAATATTTGTTATTACCTAGATTGCGTTTGGGGGACAGGCTATAATGTAATCTTCTGAAGGTCAATAATGAGGAAGACAAATCTTTGGACATCCTGAGGCTGGTATTTTTATATGACACAGTCAAATTTATTAATACCTCAATGGTGTGTTTTTCCTGGTCACTTTTTGCCATGTCATGTTTCATCTCTTTCTCTAAAAATTCTTCTTTAATTATCTCCATTATACTTTCTGAAACTCCTGCAAAAATTACCCCCAGGccaagcagcagcagaaagatgaTCTCCATCTCAGATCTAGGGCAAACTCTTCTGCAGTAAaaactaaaagataaaaatgaagaaaatattaaacaagTAACTCTCTTTTCTTTATGACATTCCCAGGGTTGATTCCTACATGTAAGCTAAGACATCTATATCTGTTAAGGAAAGGATGAGGTAGGAAAAAGACAATCAGCTGTGTAGTCTGAAGATCCAACTTCAAACCCCTGTTTATCCACTAGTAAGCAATTTGTAActaacttcagtttcctcttgtgaaaaaaaaagaaaatatgagaattaTATAAGATAATATGTTTAAAGTACCCAGAACCAAgtagtcatttctttcttttcatctcatCTATAATCTCACTGGTGAAATCTGTAATCTCTGCAGCGGGTCCCAATAATCTCACCTAACacattcctcactattgctgtgGATCCTCTAGCCTCACACAGTACCTGGCACGTGGCAGCCACATGAAAAAACCACCATGATATTTTCCCatctctcatttcttttcccaCTGATTCTCAGTCATGGAATTTCTGTCTTTACCAGTTCATTTGTCAAGTTGATCATGTGGAGAAAGATTCCAGATTGTTGCAAGGCAAGAAGTGAAATTGTCTTCTTTTCCTGGGCATTTCTCTTACTGGGCCTAACAACAGAAGCGGGTACAAGAAGGAGAAGGCAGAATTGTCTGAGATAGAAGGAGGAGACCAAGTGGAACCAGTGATGCCCGGAGAACTGAATGCGGTGTCCCCTTGGCTGTCAGAATCCCAGTGCCCTTGGGCAGTATCATTGCTTCTTCTCTTGTGAAATCTTCCTTGTTTATTTCTACTTCAACCCAaagtaatttttgttgttgttcttgaaaCCCTGCAGAATAGATAATAGTGTGCTTgattttatacataatttttttttaatttttgaagataGTTGGTacagtttttctcctttttattaaaGTTGGAAATTTCTTGAGCCTGGAAAATAGCCTCTGCTTCTTTTCATTCTCTACAGGAAGAATGAACTACATATGTCCTACTTTCTCATAATGTTTGCCAACAACATAACATAGTTTGACTACTGTAGAAAGTCCTTTACTTGAGGTCAGTGCTGGAAAATTCACAATGAGAATCCCAGAAGGAATGGTTATTTGGGGGTAATAATTCTTTCTCTTGCTCTAGAATGACAtccccctttttttcccctttttttctctcCCGCCTCTAAAGCCTCCTTCCCTTCTACTTGTATCTACTGTATTACCTCCTAATCACTAGTCCTTGCACCTCTAATTCCTTCAATACACTACTTTTCTAAAAACACACTTGCAGTGACACTATTTCAGGAACATTGAGATATTCCTCATTGTCTCTACAAAGCAATCTAATCTTCTGAGTCCACTTGGTCAAAATTCTATTTGATCTAATCCCAAGCTGCCTGTCAAGGATGATCACCGATTATTTTGGTATACAGACCTGTTCCAGTCAAATCAGTGTGACCCACCCTCCTGTGAGTACACCCTATTCTGTCCTGTGCGTGAAATTAGAGCAAAGACCCAGTACCAAAAATACATGAGCCTTAGTAATTGGGTTGATTGATTATTGATAGATTATTAAGAAGTCAGTGGATGTTTTCATCTGTGTGCCTTGAGCACAGACTTGGTACAGGTTgaagagaggagggaagaaggaTTTGAACTGCATCCTAAATATCCTCTACCATCACATCAATAGTGAGGGGCTAATCGGAAAACAGGAGACaaacaaggagaaaaataaacaagaagagCAGTACAGAAACACCCagtttttctaaaacattttacaAGGGAAGAATTCACAGCCACCTGGGTTTGACTGGGGTTGCTGGTacccattttaaaaaactatgccCCTGACTCCTTTCAAACTACAAATGCCTAAAATGTCACAATTCATTTGAATTGGGATTTGAtctttggaaaatgaaaatactccGAGGATAGATTCCATTTTACAGTCTCAGCTACTTACTTTAATGGGAATGCATTTATCtgcaagattttgtttttaaatagaaagAAGGAGGTtaggggaggaagggaaggaaaagtactgagaaggaaagaaaggacaaTTAAGCCTAGGGAGAGAGATAGAAAAAGGAATCAGAAATCAGAACATAGAAACGTAGGCCGAAAgcatttcaaaaaaacaaaaagcaaaaccccATTTCAGCTACATTTTCCCAGGAAAAGATTCTGCTACCAGGACCCAACCTGTCACACGATAGGGGCCAGCTGTTCCTTCTCATCTTCTGTTCTGACACTGGgggctctgcttccctggtgacacccACACTTTCATAAAGACAAGGACCATGGGATTCATTACTCACAGAGAAAGGAGTAAGGGAACTCAGCTGCAAAAGGGCTACCCCAGAGAGGTAAGCCTCTACTTACAAGGTTGCCAAGTGTTCTTTACAAATGACTGTCACTCCCTGTCCTCCATAAATGTCACCAGTCTGTTAGAACTTGATGTTTACCAATGACAGAGTACCAACTAGCATAGGTTGATCTGACCTTGAATTAAGTACAACTAAATAATTGAATAgtttgaagtctctcagttgaaAAGATAAGAACAGACCAGGCCCTCTAAAGCTTATGTATTGCCTGTGTCTGCTTTAGCTCAGTGTATGAGTGTCTGGCTCTCACAGGACTAAACTGTCATAGCTCAGATTTAGTGACCCCATAACCTGGTCCTTACTTGCCCATCACCCCTTTTTTTCTTACTACTCCCTATCTCTGACAACTCCAAAAAGATTCTAGAGTCCCTAAGAAATAGAATTGTGGAGTAATagacctggctgctgctgctgctgctgctaagtcgcttcagtcgtgtccgactctatgagaccccatagacggcagctcaccaggctccaccgtcgctgggactctccaggcaagaacattggagtgggtttccatttccttctccaatgcatgaaagtgaaaagtgaaactaaagtcgctcagtcgtgtccgactcttcatgaccccaaggactgcagcctaccaggctcctccgtccatgggattttccaggcaagagtactggagtgggttgccattgccttctccgaatagacCTGGAAAGAAGCTCAAAGATTACCTAGTTTGATctcttcactttacagatgaggaaactgatataGAGGAACAGAACTTAATAAAATCCCCAGAATTAGGAGTCTctatttcccttccttctcttcctttgccCTCTCATTCTAAAGACCCTCTGTCCATAGCAAATGAGGAGGAACTGAAAAACAGTCCAGTTGTAAGAACTAAAAGGGGAAAGAATGATTAGTCTGAGTCAAAGTAATCTCTGTTCCTTCTGGGGACACCAAAAGAAAATAGACTGAACCCTGACAGTCTTGATCCTTCCCTGGGaaatctttatccatttctttctaGACTTTAAGGGAAGTGGCTTCTGACCAGTTAGGCTTCTTCtgatctccttttccttttctttcaaggcGCAGAGGCAGCTGTTGAATAAGAGCAGGTACAGCTTGAGTTATACACGTCATCCTTAAAGAAGACCTTAAGAGATGACCCCTACTCCCTCTACACTTAGAATAAAGTCTAGGATGAATGTGAGATGAATGAAGTACTCAGTCTGCAGGTACCAACTGTTAATAGCCCAATAATCAAGATAAACAGTATTTTAttgcaacattaaaaaataaatttaatgcaTATGACACAAAAGAACCTCTCTATGAAAGAGaaatgggcttcacaggtggcgacagtggtaaggaacccgtctgccaatgcaggagatgtaagggacaagggttcgatccctgggttgggaagtccccctggaggagggcatggcaacccactcccttttcttacctggagaatcccatggacagaggagcctggtgagttacagtccttagggtcacaaagagcccaaaacaactgaagcaattgagcatgcacacatgaatcagaaacagactcacaacataaagaacaaacttgtggttgccagagggaggggacgaggaagggatggattgggagtttgaggtTAGCAGTTGCAAGCTATTATatgcatttagaatggataacaacaaggtcctacagtatcagttcagttgctcagtcatgtccggctctctgcaaccccatggactgcagcacaccaggcctccctgtccattcccaactcccagagcttgctcaaactcacgtccatcgagtcagtgatgccatccaaccatttcatcctctgttgtccccttctcctgccctcagtctttcccagaatcagggtctcttccaaggagtcagttctttgcatcaggtggccaaagtgttggagcttcagcttcagcatcagtacttccaatgaatattcaacactgatttcctttaggattgattggtttgatctccttgcagtccaagggactctcttatGGTATAgagaacaatattcaatatctaGGATAAaccttaatggaaaagaatatatgtataactgagtcacttttctaTATAGCAGAAAggaccacaacattgtaaatcaactatactccaataaaaacaaagaaacaaacaaataaatttaatgcAAAATAAACCCTGCTGaacaaatatcaaaattttaaccAACAGGATCTGACCCTACACTGTTATAACTCATGTACCCCACCTCATCCTAAATCCAACCCTGTCAGAATGGGTCttaatttaaaattcagataTTTTGCTCATCAGGGATTTTTATATTGATCCTTAGAATTTTATTTGTCTATATGACTCTGGGGATTTTGGTGCTCCTCAAATTTTGGGTGTCAAATGAGTACCTTACTTCCCTTACCTAATTTCAGGCCTGCATAGGATTCACTCTGGGTTCTCACCAAATGACCCacagaaaatggagaaggaatTAAAACACATACAGAGCTTATGGTTTAATTCAgtcgattttttttttattgaagcagAATAAAAAGATTCCAGCTCAGCAATAGTGGAAGGATAAATGCATTTCACTCTAGGCATGACCCCATGTCCACAGGATGCAGGAAAATCAGCACCAGTGCCTCTGAGACAAGAGACGAGAGAACagcagactctgatgctggtctCAGATTATTCAGTGTATCTCTGGATTTTAGCTGGCCCCATGTCATCACAAGTGACAACAATAAACCCCTCTGTGGCGAAAACACGGTAGTTGCAGGCAGGATATCTGGTGCCTTCAGTGAGCCTACAGACTGTCATTTTGAACTTGATTTCACTCAAGAAGCAGAGACTGGGGGCATAGTTTTGGCAAGTCACCCTCCTGGGAGAATTGCAAACACTATTGATACTTCGAGGCCTCTCATGGAtgaagaaatgttcttttttgCAGGTGTTGTTGGGTTCCTTGATGACTCTTTGTATGACCATGTGGTTGCAGTACCTTATCGGAATGTCACTCTGAGGGTAATCCACATGCAACTGCTCTAAAGTGGCCGCCATTGCTTCTTCATCCAGCTCATTTTCCCAGAACAGAAGCACCAGGAAGATTATCACCATTAGTATCATCAGAGGTATGAGATCTTTCACATGTTTTGGTCTAATTCCTATAGAGGAAGAGAAGACAGCAAATATCGGAGAGTGATCAGATTCCACCAGCCCCATCCACTGACTTTCTCCCCTGTGCACGCCtgctcaatcatgttcaactctttgtggtcccatggactgtagcccaccaggcttctctgcccttggaattttccaggcaagaatactggaataggttgccattttctactccagggatcttcctgacccagggactttCTCCCCTAGCCtttgatattttatttccttccctctGTTAATAAAACCATGCTAACCCAGCAATGTCCAGCTAGAGGTACAGCTCCCCAAGAAAGCCTTTTCTGACCATTTCAGCTCTCAGGCTGGCATTGAACAGTACTCTAATTATTCCTgggttttggtggtggtggtggtctccACAGCTTCTTAATAGTTGGTATCTCATCACCTATTTTTCCTAAATCCATCAGAATGCTTAAATACAAAGCAGAACATACAGAAGCTATTAAAAGTACCCCATATCTGATTGTTTTATTCCTATTAGTAAACAACTTTCTCTCCCATAATTGTCTTAACCTTGATCCTACCCAATTCCATATGCTTTTTAGCACTGTCTACTAATCCTTCCCTCCCAACCTCTCCTTCTGTCCATCTTACTTGGCTTTGTGCTAGACCCTCTCACCTTTCCTTTTTGCTGTAACTCTCATAGACAACATATCCTTCTGATCATGAATCTCAGAAAGTCCTTTGTGTCTCACTGTTCCCAGACAACAACTGGTAGGGAGCCAGCTGAGTGTGGGCAGGTCCAAGTGGAAAGAGCAGAAAGGGAGGAGCCTGTAGGAGGGGAGTGTGCTTGGCTGCCTTTAGGAAGAGAAGTTATTTTCAGAGGGACAGTTGGGTATGGCAGGTCCTGTATGTGTCCTCATTAAACAAGCAGTGACTTTTCAAAACACTTATTATTAAAGTCCTGAGTCtagttattttccaaattttcatcAGTCCTTACTACAAACCTGTGAAATAgttgttatctccattttgttAATGAAGAAATAAGTTGCAGAAAGTTTCAGGCACAGACACGATATGGCAAGAATAATAAAAATCTCACCATCTCAATCCTTAAGCCTTGAATTCCAGTTTCAGCAAATTTCATTCCCACGTGGTGTCCAGAACAGGGCAGAAACAATTCCTGGACATTAACATGAGTCTTGATAAAGCCCTTGGCTCTCAGACAGCATGGCAATGATTTCCAAACTCTGCTGAATTTAGGACTCTCTGAGGCATTTTTAAATGCCACCTTGAGGCACTCTGCTTCATTTAGTGTTAGGTAAGACCTGAGTGTTGAATATATTAAAAGTTTCCCAGTAACTCTAATATGCAGCAAAATTTGAGAACAACTGATTTATAGTATACATTGGACACCTACATGGAAACTTTGCAGACAACAGTGTTAAGTAAAAGATAGTGGCTCAAGTATTGagacaataaaattatttttgttgccaAAATCTTACAGTGTTTGATATACGAATGGGAAAATGGACTTAATTTTGCTCTTTTTTGCTCTGAAATGATTTCTCTTTTGGAAAGACAGCTACACAGTCTCCTTTATATGTATCTGTTTATGTCTTTCTAATTGTCACGTAGAAAGCTATTCGGGGGGTAAAATTTGTCTAGGAGACAGTCCTGGAAAAGTCTTCAAagaatgtgtctctttctattcaataaaaataaaagcataattcCAGACCATGAAAATGAACATACAGGAGGTTTTTATTTACTTCCCCTAAATTTTCACTCTGGCTGTCCTTTCACAATTCAAACTGTCCTGTTTTTGGTGTGTGCTGCAAAAATGTCACAAAGATATAAGTGCATAATTAATTGTTGGTGAAATTTTCAATTAACAAATTTTGATTTGCACATCTTGCAAAAACATTTCTGTTGTATATAAAAAAAAGTCTATGTATTGTAACTTGTTCAGTGTTTCCTGCCAGGATTTCCAAATTGCTAAAATACAGATGTGATACTAAGTTTACAGGCGAGGAATCAACTCTTGTTACAAAACTTAGCTTCAACAAATGCAACTAGGCTTATCTCTTATTTCAGAGTACTACTGTTTTGCAATAGAGTTGAGACTGGGTTTAAATGTTTTATAGTGCTGGCAGCCAAATGGAGAAAACATTTGTAATGCCTAAAACCAACCAAAGATTAAcacctgaagtgaagtcgctcagtcgtgtccgactctttgcgaccccatggactgtagcctaccaggctcctccctccatgggattctccaggcaagaatactggagtgggttgccatttccttctccagtgattaaCACCTAGACATAAGGAATTCCTTCTttcagtggttcagttcagtcgctcagtcatgtccaactctttgcaccccatggactgcagcacgccaggcttctctgtccatcaacaactcccagagcttgctcaaactcatgtccatcaagtcggtgatgccatccaatcatcatCCTcagtcttcctcttctcctcctgccctcaatctttcccagcatcagggtcttttccaatgagtcagttctttgcatctggtggccaaagtattggagtttcagtttcagcatcag from Capra hircus breed San Clemente chromosome 10, ASM170441v1, whole genome shotgun sequence encodes the following:
- the RNASE12 gene encoding probable inactive ribonuclease-like protein 12, translated to MLSMRVTAKRKGIRPKHVKDLIPLMILMVIIFLVLLFWENELDEEAMAATLEQLHVDYPQSDIPIRYCNHMVIQRVIKEPNNTCKKEHFFIHERPRSINSVCNSPRRVTCQNYAPSLCFLSEIKFKMTVCRLTEGTRYPACNYRVFATEGFIVVTCDDMGPAKIQRYTE
- the RNASE11 gene encoding probable ribonuclease 11, with translation MEIIFLLLLGLGVIFAGVSESIMEIIKEEFLEKEMKHDMAKSDQEKHTIEVLINLTVSYKNTSLRMSKDLSSSLLTFRRLHYSLSPKRNLGNNKYYCNDITVWRKVSEANGSFKLSNNFIHGSVEVVDGAPKAPSCKCGQTSGISCSETPELRTTTCQFTVGKQSPSCQNHGVTSLKKILVVLTSHSLMSWLVSVSNM